Proteins from a single region of Butyrivibrio fibrisolvens:
- a CDS encoding ABC transporter permease yields MNTKKNILKSNAFQTILSSLLCILFGVIICYIVLLCINPAGANEAMTTILQNFLAASKANLRLKNFGSTLVKTAPLIMCGLSIQFCYKTGLFNIGAAGQYAVGAGISLYAALAWNLPWFVCLLLATLVGALWGAIVGLLKAYRNVNEVISGIMLNWIGLYLVNMLTGNVKESTSPYTIPIKSVSKQSLLPSLGLENLFGGNKYVGIAIPLAIIIAIVIYIIQQNTTLGYVLIATGYNKDAAKYAGMKGSKNIILTLIIGGALAGMGAGMYYLTGMEQWTTTSSSVPDMGFNGIAATFLGGLNPIGTVFAAYFIEHITLGGSKINLNVYPSQIADLMSAIIIYLCGFTLFFKYCINTYLRNKEERAAKATVEITKDDKTKEGGEGK; encoded by the coding sequence ATGAATACTAAAAAGAATATCTTAAAATCAAATGCTTTCCAGACAATCCTTTCGTCACTTCTGTGTATTTTGTTTGGTGTCATCATATGTTATATAGTACTTCTTTGTATCAATCCTGCAGGCGCTAATGAAGCTATGACTACAATTCTTCAGAACTTCCTTGCAGCGTCTAAGGCTAATCTTCGTCTTAAGAATTTCGGAAGTACACTTGTTAAGACAGCGCCACTTATCATGTGCGGTCTTTCAATCCAGTTCTGCTATAAAACAGGTCTTTTCAATATCGGAGCAGCAGGACAGTATGCAGTTGGAGCAGGTATCAGCCTTTATGCTGCACTTGCATGGAACCTTCCATGGTTTGTATGTCTCCTTCTTGCAACTTTAGTTGGTGCGCTCTGGGGAGCTATTGTAGGTCTTCTTAAGGCATACAGAAACGTTAACGAAGTTATCTCCGGTATCATGCTTAACTGGATAGGTCTTTATCTTGTTAACATGCTTACAGGTAATGTTAAAGAGTCAACAAGCCCATATACAATTCCGATCAAGTCTGTAAGTAAGCAGTCACTTCTTCCCAGCCTTGGTCTTGAGAACCTCTTTGGTGGTAATAAGTATGTAGGAATAGCTATTCCTCTTGCTATAATCATCGCTATCGTGATCTACATCATCCAGCAGAATACAACTCTTGGATATGTACTTATTGCTACAGGTTACAACAAGGATGCAGCCAAGTATGCAGGTATGAAGGGAAGCAAGAATATCATCTTAACTCTTATAATAGGCGGAGCTCTTGCCGGAATGGGCGCAGGTATGTACTATCTGACAGGTATGGAGCAGTGGACTACTACAAGTTCAAGTGTTCCGGACATGGGATTTAACGGTATTGCAGCTACATTCCTTGGCGGTCTTAACCCTATAGGAACTGTATTTGCAGCATATTTCATCGAGCATATCACACTTGGAGGATCTAAGATCAATCTTAACGTATATCCTTCTCAGATTGCTGATCTTATGTCAGCTATCATCATCTACCTTTGCGGATTTACTCTTTTCTTTAAGTATTGCATCAATACTTACCTTCGTAACAAGGAAGAGAGAGCTGCCAAGGCTACAGTAGAAATTACAAAAGATGATAAAACTAAGGAAGGAGGCGAAGGTAAATGA
- a CDS encoding ABC transporter permease, which produces MKKNIFYKIHIALKPYRKRLIAVVLLFALAILLGIYKDVKVASLIDQNGWRTWNDDGSYGQVSIYFNHSLKVTPDSIREYDYKIFKALEEAALTEEGDELISCYSAPGSVELTHESKNLTVKAMGIGGDFFYIHPVQLVNGSYFDPNSDMKDQIVIDEDTAWNLFGSSNIVGQAVYINGIPHYISGVVKRPKDKIAKAAGLSNPIVYVSYQTLVINGRVDSSSFDSGQIQTIDPNDDGMGYLGSSDSGSDNYSSGSAGDGSDSSKSSITAPLSFGERAAAESVSIISNNISDVGGIACYELIMPDSVENYAANLVKEKLSFKDNADIVVMDSRARFSFGPLINIFRSFPGRSMQLTEFSYPYWENIARGWEDILAMVVMAQLLLYILVFLLIVWITVSWYNNRTWRTKDVIKKINDKVYDFQSHNKRRKNNGKIKKTS; this is translated from the coding sequence ATGAAGAAAAATATTTTTTATAAAATTCATATAGCGTTAAAGCCTTACAGAAAACGTCTTATAGCGGTGGTACTGCTTTTTGCTTTAGCTATTTTGCTTGGGATATATAAGGATGTGAAAGTGGCATCACTTATAGACCAGAATGGCTGGAGGACCTGGAATGATGATGGAAGCTACGGGCAGGTGAGCATTTATTTTAATCATTCGCTTAAAGTAACACCGGATTCCATCAGGGAATATGACTATAAGATATTTAAAGCTCTTGAGGAGGCTGCGCTCACAGAAGAGGGAGATGAACTGATCTCCTGTTATAGCGCCCCCGGTTCAGTAGAACTTACTCATGAAAGTAAAAATCTGACAGTTAAGGCGATGGGCATAGGCGGCGATTTTTTCTATATACATCCGGTTCAGCTTGTGAACGGTTCGTATTTTGATCCTAATAGTGATATGAAGGATCAGATCGTCATTGATGAAGATACAGCATGGAATTTGTTTGGTTCAAGCAATATAGTTGGACAGGCTGTGTATATAAATGGTATACCTCACTATATCAGCGGTGTTGTAAAAAGACCTAAAGATAAGATTGCCAAGGCGGCAGGATTGTCCAATCCGATAGTATATGTTTCATATCAGACACTTGTTATAAATGGAAGAGTTGATTCCAGTAGTTTTGATTCGGGCCAGATCCAGACTATAGATCCAAATGATGATGGCATGGGCTACCTGGGTTCGTCTGATTCCGGTTCTGATAACTATTCATCAGGATCGGCAGGAGATGGAAGCGACTCGTCAAAATCAAGCATCACAGCTCCGCTTTCTTTTGGAGAAAGAGCTGCTGCAGAGAGTGTAAGCATTATTTCCAATAACATAAGTGATGTTGGCGGAATAGCCTGCTATGAACTTATAATGCCTGATTCTGTAGAAAACTATGCGGCAAATCTTGTAAAAGAGAAGCTTTCATTTAAAGATAATGCAGATATCGTGGTAATGGATTCCAGAGCGAGATTTTCGTTTGGACCACTTATAAATATCTTTAGATCTTTTCCCGGAAGATCCATGCAGCTTACGGAATTTTCCTATCCTTATTGGGAAAACATAGCAAGAGGCTGGGAAGATATACTGGCCATGGTAGTAATGGCACAGTTGTTACTATATATATTAGTTTTTTTACTAATAGTATGGATCACTGTCAGCTGGTACAACAACAGAACCTGGCGGACTAAAGATGTTATTAAGAAGATAAATGACAAGGTTTACGATTTTCAGTCACACAATAAAAGGAGAAAAAACAATGGTAAGATCAAAAAAACTAGTTAG
- a CDS encoding ABC transporter ATP-binding protein, producing the protein MQDNYTIEMLNITKRFPGIVANDNISLQLKKGEIHALLGENGAGKSTLMSVLFGLYQPEEGIIKKDGKEVKINNPNDANDLGIGMVHQHFKLVQCFTVLDNIILGVETTKYGILQKKEAKKRVLELSEKYGLKVDPDALIQDITVGMQQRTEILKMLYRDNDILIFDEPTAVLTPSEIDELMQIMKNLAKEGKSILFISHKLNEIMSVADRCSVLRRGKYIGTVDIKDTTKEELSKMMVGRDVQLVVSKEDAKPTDVVLDVQNLVVPSSHHHKNAVNNVSFKVRKGEIVCIAGIDGNGQSELVYGITGITKTTGGTINLDGKDISKMSIRERNTSGLSHIPEDRQRHGLVLDYSLAYNMVLQRYFEPEFRSKLGFLKKKNIRNYANRLIDQFDVRSGQGAATITRSMSGGNQQKAIIAREMDREHDLLIAVQPTRGLDVGAIEYIHSQLIKERDAGKAILLVSLELEEVLSVSDRILVMYEGEIVGELDPKTTTREEIGMYMSGARREEVKA; encoded by the coding sequence ATGCAGGATAATTACACTATTGAAATGCTGAACATTACGAAAAGGTTCCCCGGAATAGTTGCAAATGATAACATTTCTTTGCAGCTTAAGAAGGGCGAGATCCATGCACTTCTGGGAGAAAACGGTGCAGGAAAAAGTACTCTGATGAGTGTTCTTTTCGGATTGTATCAGCCTGAAGAAGGTATCATTAAGAAGGATGGTAAGGAAGTAAAGATCAATAATCCTAATGATGCCAATGATCTTGGCATAGGAATGGTTCATCAGCACTTCAAGCTTGTACAGTGTTTTACTGTACTTGATAATATTATTCTGGGTGTGGAAACTACAAAATACGGGATCTTACAGAAAAAAGAGGCCAAAAAGCGCGTATTAGAGCTTTCTGAAAAGTATGGTCTCAAGGTTGATCCTGATGCTCTTATTCAGGATATCACTGTTGGTATGCAGCAAAGAACAGAGATCCTTAAAATGCTCTATCGTGATAACGATATCCTTATCTTTGATGAGCCGACAGCTGTTCTTACACCTTCTGAGATCGATGAACTTATGCAGATCATGAAGAACCTTGCTAAGGAAGGCAAGTCAATTCTTTTCATATCTCATAAGCTTAATGAGATCATGTCAGTTGCTGACAGATGTTCAGTACTTAGACGTGGTAAATATATCGGAACAGTTGATATCAAGGACACTACCAAGGAAGAGCTTAGTAAGATGATGGTAGGTCGTGATGTACAGCTTGTTGTATCCAAAGAGGATGCAAAGCCTACAGACGTAGTTCTTGATGTTCAGAATCTTGTTGTTCCATCAAGTCACCATCACAAGAACGCAGTTAATAACGTATCCTTCAAGGTAAGAAAAGGCGAGATCGTATGTATCGCAGGTATTGACGGTAACGGTCAGTCTGAGCTTGTATACGGTATCACAGGTATAACCAAGACTACAGGCGGAACAATCAACCTTGATGGTAAGGATATCTCCAAGATGAGCATCCGTGAGAGAAATACATCAGGACTTAGTCATATTCCTGAAGACCGTCAGAGACATGGCCTTGTACTTGACTATTCTCTTGCCTATAACATGGTGCTTCAGAGATACTTTGAGCCTGAATTCAGATCAAAGCTTGGATTCCTTAAGAAAAAGAATATAAGAAATTATGCCAACAGACTTATTGACCAGTTCGACGTTCGTTCAGGTCAGGGTGCTGCTACTATCACAAGAAGTATGTCAGGTGGTAACCAGCAGAAGGCTATCATCGCGCGTGAGATGGACAGAGAGCATGACCTTCTCATAGCAGTTCAGCCAACCCGTGGTCTTGACGTTGGTGCTATTGAGTATATTCACAGCCAGCTCATCAAAGAGCGTGATGCAGGTAAGGCTATTCTTCTTGTTTCTCTTGAACTTGAAGAAGTACTTAGTGTGTCAGATAGAATTTTAGTTATGTATGAAGGCGAGATCGTAGGTGAGCTTGACCCTAAGACTACAACAAGAGAAGAAATCGGTATGTACATGTCAGGAGCAAGAAGAGAGGAGGTTAAAGCATGA
- a CDS encoding bifunctional homocysteine S-methyltransferase/methylenetetrahydrofolate reductase produces the protein MKIENYLKNKTLLADGAFGTYFAQKYGSGALPENANITDPNKVIDIHSDYIKAGANLIRTNTFACNTLNLGEDMNKLSECIIAGCRLAFMASSLFSNVSDSNAVSSNPDGEEKRQIFVAGDIGPIPFVPGQDDEKISDEYLFMVKTMYDSGIKIFLFETFAGIDNIQKSLNWLKAKKEDEPDLFVWVQLCSNQHGYTNEGIHVRNIIKELSSKKLVDAAGLNCGIGPASMRNILDEIDFTGIRYVSAFPNASFPQGMLSRPIFSGNEKYFASKMEEILTLGADIVGGCCGTNPKYTEEVARIDLATKKPHAFKGEADAEIKVREKNSAFWEGSTDKKLIAIELAPPFGADDKKLMDSANALTKYNVDAITLPDSPSGRTRADSILAGLKVSTETGISAIPHICCRDRNVISLRSGLLGAYMNGIRNILAITGDPVPTLMRQEARSVFNFDSVGLMKVIAELNREEFYKDPITYGGALSYNRPNTEVELSRMIKKIEAGASFFLTQPVFSDSDIEKLAFFKEKMKEVDPDVKLFCGLMPLVSYKNAQFIQNEMSGINVPEEVIQRYKPDMSREEGEMVGVSVVRDVIAKTSDFSDGYYFSIPFNRVYLLDKIL, from the coding sequence ATGAAAATAGAAAACTATCTTAAAAATAAAACACTTCTGGCAGACGGAGCGTTCGGCACATACTTTGCACAAAAGTATGGTTCGGGCGCTCTTCCCGAAAATGCCAATATTACTGATCCTAATAAGGTTATAGATATTCACAGCGATTATATTAAGGCTGGAGCTAACCTTATAAGGACTAATACTTTTGCCTGCAATACGCTAAACCTTGGCGAAGATATGAATAAGCTTTCTGAATGTATAATTGCAGGCTGCAGACTTGCATTTATGGCTTCTTCGCTTTTTTCTAATGTATCAGATTCAAATGCTGTTTCTTCGAATCCTGATGGAGAAGAGAAAAGACAGATCTTTGTTGCGGGTGATATAGGTCCTATTCCTTTTGTACCTGGGCAGGACGATGAGAAGATTTCTGATGAATATCTTTTTATGGTCAAGACTATGTATGATAGCGGGATCAAGATCTTCCTGTTTGAGACCTTTGCAGGAATAGACAATATCCAAAAATCTCTTAACTGGCTCAAAGCTAAAAAAGAAGACGAGCCGGATCTGTTCGTATGGGTACAGCTATGTTCTAATCAGCATGGTTATACCAACGAAGGAATTCACGTAAGAAATATAATTAAAGAACTATCCTCTAAAAAGCTTGTGGATGCAGCGGGACTTAACTGCGGTATAGGACCTGCTTCCATGAGGAATATTCTTGATGAGATAGACTTTACAGGAATCAGGTACGTATCGGCATTCCCAAATGCAAGCTTCCCGCAGGGTATGCTTTCAAGACCGATATTTAGTGGGAATGAGAAGTATTTTGCATCCAAGATGGAAGAGATACTCACGCTTGGAGCTGACATCGTAGGCGGATGCTGCGGAACGAATCCTAAGTATACAGAGGAAGTTGCCAGGATTGATCTTGCTACTAAAAAGCCTCACGCATTCAAAGGTGAAGCAGATGCTGAGATCAAGGTTCGTGAGAAGAATTCAGCTTTCTGGGAGGGTTCTACAGATAAGAAGCTTATAGCAATTGAACTTGCACCTCCGTTTGGTGCAGATGACAAAAAGCTCATGGACAGTGCTAATGCACTTACCAAGTACAATGTAGATGCTATTACACTTCCTGATTCTCCTTCGGGAAGAACCAGAGCGGATTCAATCCTTGCAGGCCTTAAAGTTAGTACTGAGACTGGAATATCTGCAATCCCTCATATATGTTGCCGTGACAGAAATGTTATAAGCCTTCGAAGCGGACTTCTTGGCGCCTATATGAATGGTATAAGAAATATACTTGCGATAACAGGCGACCCTGTTCCGACTCTTATGAGACAGGAAGCAAGAAGCGTATTTAACTTTGATTCTGTTGGACTTATGAAAGTAATCGCTGAGCTTAACAGAGAAGAGTTCTACAAAGATCCTATTACTTATGGAGGAGCATTATCCTATAACAGACCCAATACTGAAGTTGAACTGTCCAGGATGATCAAGAAGATCGAGGCTGGTGCTTCCTTCTTCCTCACACAGCCTGTATTTTCAGATAGTGATATTGAAAAGCTTGCATTCTTTAAAGAGAAGATGAAAGAGGTTGATCCTGACGTTAAGCTTTTCTGCGGACTTATGCCTCTTGTAAGCTACAAGAATGCACAGTTCATTCAGAACGAAATGTCCGGAATCAATGTTCCGGAAGAAGTTATTCAGAGATATAAGCCTGACATGAGCCGGGAAGAGGGCGAGATGGTCGGCGTATCGGTGGTTCGCGATGTTATCGCTAAGACTAGTGATTTTAGCGATGGATATTACTTCTCGATTCCATTCAATAGAGTTTATTTGTTAGATAAGATACTGTAA
- a CDS encoding extracellular solute-binding protein, which translates to MVRSKKLVSIALCLAMTATVFSGCGKKGSNKSGSSNEADYDHIYREEEFTLSEEIKADYLYNMYSCGDRIIAYGSTYTEGDYSNYNVVSFKTDGSDVKQFTISGAPESGEGSVYVSEIKGDSDGNVYVLQDVYTYSDEESSDIYYVDKYSSEGEKLWETPLSQNGENAYFDGLYYIEGKGVLVYGDGQLFLYSEEDGKQINKFDTGLDYFNEIVPKDDKLLISFWEDDSYKLKEYSLTDGKMGEDVEFPGSFMNYQYCLQGTTTDLLLLANSGIYTYNYGDSEVTYVCSYIDSDINPDSVNGVVQIGDEEFIILVMDDDDDSPTFKKIVKVPADEAKSQEIITLGCYWMDYNVRSAVIDFNKTNTKYRISVKDYSMYDTDNDYDAGVTRLNTDIVGGNVPDIILSSYNMPMDSYASKGLFLDLDPLIEADSDINMDDYLTNIIDSFRRDGKLYSLVPGFSVYTIAAATSDLGGKTSWTIKDMKQIADAKGIAYKDLFGPGYARDEIMMMAVYINASSYIDWDNHKCSFDSDEFKEFLAFLKEFPDEVDSSVYDTDYSDYWRKDKALVELMYMSSFYEYKSSLRGTFGEPITMIGFPTDGVSGSGIIPTNEICISASTTKQEGCWEFVKGFLSDDYQQKLVDYGEFPVKRSELEELAAESMKAQTWVNEDGEEETYTETTTIGGKDVEMTPLTQEEVDYMMSYIESLTEHVNYDEEILNIITEEAAAYFNNQKSVDEVAKIIQSRISIYVNENS; encoded by the coding sequence ATGGTAAGATCAAAAAAACTAGTTAGTATAGCATTGTGCCTTGCGATGACAGCAACTGTTTTTTCCGGATGCGGCAAAAAAGGGTCAAACAAATCGGGATCAAGCAATGAAGCTGATTATGATCATATCTATAGGGAAGAAGAGTTTACTCTGTCTGAAGAGATTAAGGCAGATTACCTATATAATATGTACTCATGCGGAGACAGGATAATTGCATATGGTAGTACATATACTGAAGGCGATTACAGTAATTATAATGTTGTCAGCTTCAAAACAGATGGCTCTGATGTTAAGCAGTTCACTATAAGCGGGGCTCCTGAATCCGGAGAAGGTTCTGTCTATGTTAGTGAGATAAAAGGTGATTCAGACGGTAATGTCTATGTTCTTCAGGACGTCTATACTTACAGCGATGAAGAAAGTTCAGATATATACTATGTGGATAAATATTCTTCAGAAGGCGAAAAGCTTTGGGAGACACCTCTTTCTCAAAATGGTGAAAATGCTTATTTTGATGGTCTGTACTATATAGAAGGTAAGGGTGTTCTTGTATATGGCGATGGTCAGCTCTTTTTGTATTCTGAGGAAGATGGTAAGCAGATAAACAAGTTTGATACAGGACTTGATTATTTTAATGAAATAGTTCCAAAAGATGATAAACTGCTTATATCTTTCTGGGAAGATGATTCTTATAAACTTAAAGAGTATAGTCTTACCGATGGCAAAATGGGAGAAGACGTAGAATTCCCCGGAAGTTTTATGAATTATCAATATTGCCTCCAGGGTACCACTACAGATCTTTTGCTCCTCGCTAACAGCGGAATCTACACATATAATTATGGCGATTCTGAAGTTACTTATGTATGTTCCTATATTGATTCTGATATAAATCCTGATAGCGTAAACGGTGTTGTTCAGATTGGAGATGAGGAGTTTATCATTCTTGTTATGGATGATGACGATGATTCTCCTACATTCAAGAAGATCGTAAAGGTCCCTGCTGATGAAGCTAAGTCTCAGGAAATCATAACACTTGGCTGCTACTGGATGGATTACAATGTAAGAAGTGCGGTAATCGATTTTAACAAGACTAATACCAAGTACCGTATATCTGTAAAAGATTACTCTATGTATGATACAGATAATGATTATGATGCCGGTGTTACAAGGCTTAATACAGATATAGTTGGTGGCAATGTTCCTGATATCATACTTTCATCCTATAATATGCCGATGGATTCATACGCTTCCAAAGGTCTTTTCCTGGATCTTGATCCACTTATTGAAGCAGACAGTGACATCAATATGGATGATTACCTTACGAATATAATTGATTCTTTCCGTAGAGATGGAAAATTATATTCACTTGTACCTGGATTCTCAGTTTATACTATAGCTGCAGCTACATCGGATCTTGGTGGCAAGACAAGTTGGACTATTAAAGATATGAAACAGATAGCTGATGCGAAAGGAATTGCATATAAGGATCTGTTCGGACCGGGATATGCCAGAGATGAAATAATGATGATGGCGGTATATATAAATGCTTCTTCATATATCGACTGGGATAATCACAAATGTAGTTTTGATTCAGATGAATTCAAGGAATTCCTTGCTTTCCTTAAAGAGTTCCCTGACGAAGTTGACAGTTCAGTTTATGATACTGATTATTCAGATTACTGGAGAAAAGATAAGGCACTTGTAGAACTTATGTACATGAGTTCTTTCTATGAATATAAGTCATCTCTTAGAGGAACATTTGGTGAGCCGATCACTATGATAGGCTTCCCTACAGATGGAGTATCAGGAAGCGGAATCATCCCGACCAATGAGATTTGCATCAGTGCATCTACAACCAAGCAGGAAGGATGCTGGGAATTTGTAAAGGGATTCCTTAGTGATGATTATCAGCAAAAACTTGTTGATTATGGCGAGTTCCCTGTAAAGAGAAGTGAGCTTGAAGAACTTGCTGCTGAATCCATGAAAGCACAGACCTGGGTCAATGAAGACGGCGAAGAGGAAACATATACTGAAACGACTACTATTGGTGGTAAAGATGTTGAAATGACTCCTCTTACTCAGGAAGAAGTAGATTATATGATGAGCTATATTGAGTCTTTGACAGAGCATGTAAACTATGATGAAGAGATACTCAATATCATCACTGAAGAAGCTGCAGCATATTTTAACAACCAAAAATCTGTTGATGAAGTAGCCAAGATCATTCAGAGCAGGATCAGCATCTATGTTAATGAGAATAGCTGA
- a CDS encoding BMP family ABC transporter substrate-binding protein: MKKMKKILSVAMAATMTMSLVACGGSSSDDSDKQEETTKEETTEEETTEEETGAEETGEETGSEDNGSSEAVTDMKVAMVTDYGDITDMSFNQTTYEACKAYCDTNGIEFSYFKPADNSTDDRVSSIEQAIDEGYNVIVMPGYAFAEAVVETAGDNPDVKFVALDVSQYDFDTANGGEEYSEPNVFSAIYQEELPGYMAGYAAVKLGYTNLGFLGGMAVPAVIRYGLGFVQGADAAAAELGVDVTINYAYGGQFYGDSDITAVMDTWYQGGTEVVFACGGGIYTSAAEAAQKVDGKVIGVDVDQQGTIDGSYGEGMTVTSACKGLTATVNTLLAAIQNGEWDNYGGQIQNLGLVSADDLSLNYVSLADSTLYNDDFTEDDYKQLVADMFNGVVSVNNDSSNADPSSLGCKNVKIGTYQESIK, from the coding sequence ATGAAAAAGATGAAGAAGATTCTTTCTGTTGCTATGGCAGCTACTATGACAATGTCACTTGTAGCTTGTGGCGGATCATCATCTGATGACTCTGACAAACAGGAAGAGACAACAAAGGAAGAAACAACAGAGGAAGAAACAACAGAGGAAGAAACAGGTGCTGAAGAGACTGGCGAAGAGACAGGCTCAGAAGACAATGGTTCTTCAGAAGCAGTTACAGATATGAAGGTTGCTATGGTTACTGACTACGGTGATATCACAGATATGTCATTCAACCAGACAACATACGAAGCTTGTAAAGCTTATTGCGATACTAACGGTATCGAATTCTCTTACTTCAAACCGGCTGATAACTCAACAGATGACCGTGTATCATCAATTGAGCAGGCTATCGACGAAGGCTATAACGTAATCGTTATGCCTGGTTATGCATTCGCAGAAGCTGTTGTTGAGACAGCAGGAGACAACCCAGATGTTAAATTCGTAGCTCTTGACGTATCACAGTACGATTTCGATACAGCTAACGGCGGCGAAGAGTATTCAGAGCCTAACGTATTCTCAGCTATCTATCAGGAAGAGCTTCCTGGATACATGGCTGGTTATGCAGCAGTAAAGCTTGGTTATACAAACCTTGGTTTCCTTGGCGGTATGGCAGTTCCTGCAGTTATCCGTTATGGTCTTGGTTTCGTTCAGGGCGCTGATGCAGCTGCAGCAGAGCTCGGCGTTGATGTAACAATCAACTATGCTTACGGCGGACAGTTCTACGGCGATTCTGATATCACAGCTGTTATGGATACATGGTATCAGGGCGGAACAGAAGTTGTATTTGCTTGCGGTGGTGGTATCTACACATCAGCAGCAGAGGCAGCTCAGAAGGTTGATGGCAAGGTTATCGGTGTTGACGTTGACCAGCAGGGTACAATCGACGGTTCTTATGGCGAAGGAATGACAGTTACATCAGCTTGTAAGGGTCTTACAGCTACTGTTAACACACTTCTTGCAGCTATCCAGAACGGTGAGTGGGACAACTACGGCGGACAGATCCAGAATCTTGGTCTTGTATCAGCTGATGACCTTTCACTCAACTATGTAAGCCTTGCAGATTCTACACTTTACAACGATGACTTCACAGAAGATGATTACAAGCAGCTCGTTGCTGACATGTTCAACGGTGTAGTTTCAGTTAACAACGATTCTTCAAATGCTGATCCTTCATCCCTTGGATGCAAGAACGTTAAGATCGGAACATATCAGGAAAGCATTAAATAA
- a CDS encoding ABC transporter permease, with product MIPLIQYTLLFASVLTLVALGGCYAEHSGVINLGLEGIMVMGAFGGALALKSFNVSYANGSVPAIVVVLAAVICSMLSGMIYSCLLGIACINFKADQTLVGTALNMLATAVATIIAKTMNTIADPDNVSATISYVNAKKALLVYFGRSEFKLFLVIAIALIIAWFLLYMRKFGFFLISRRKHHEATEGVGNIFNRIRWFVVLICLFGMLGGLHRIVYNTDSELKFEFNWFIAIAVIALIIAYVLLYKTRFGLRLMACGEHPQAADSVGISVNRMRWSGVLISGMFGGIGGIVYITAGVSEWKFEYGVAGFGFLSLAVMIFGQWKPHMIALSAILFGFFRAFSNVYTGFAFFKQLNLPSTFYNMLPYIISLIVLAFTSMNSRAPKAEGIPYDKSAR from the coding sequence ATGATACCTCTGATTCAATACACACTTCTGTTCGCATCAGTTCTTACGCTTGTAGCACTTGGAGGCTGTTATGCAGAGCACTCCGGTGTTATCAACCTTGGACTTGAAGGAATAATGGTTATGGGAGCCTTCGGCGGCGCCCTTGCTCTTAAGAGTTTTAATGTATCTTATGCAAATGGCTCTGTTCCTGCTATAGTTGTAGTACTTGCAGCAGTTATCTGCTCTATGCTTTCAGGTATGATCTACTCATGTCTTCTTGGTATAGCCTGCATCAATTTTAAGGCTGACCAGACACTTGTAGGTACCGCTCTTAACATGCTTGCAACAGCTGTTGCAACTATCATTGCCAAGACTATGAACACAATCGCTGATCCTGATAACGTATCAGCTACGATCTCTTATGTTAATGCCAAGAAAGCACTTCTTGTTTACTTTGGTAGGTCTGAGTTCAAATTGTTTTTGGTTATTGCTATCGCTCTTATTATTGCTTGGTTTCTTCTTTATATGAGAAAATTTGGCTTTTTTCTTATATCCCGCAGAAAGCACCATGAGGCTACTGAAGGCGTAGGTAACATATTTAATCGTATAAGATGGTTTGTGGTACTGATCTGTTTGTTCGGTATGTTAGGTGGACTTCACCGTATCGTATATAACACAGACAGTGAGTTGAAGTTTGAGTTCAACTGGTTCATTGCTATTGCAGTTATTGCTCTTATCATTGCTTATGTTCTTCTTTATAAGACAAGATTTGGTCTTCGTCTTATGGCCTGCGGTGAGCACCCTCAGGCTGCTGATAGTGTTGGTATCAGCGTTAACCGTATGAGATGGTCAGGCGTACTTATATCCGGTATGTTCGGCGGTATTGGCGGCATCGTATATATCACAGCCGGTGTTAGTGAGTGGAAGTTCGAGTACGGCGTTGCCGGATTTGGCTTTTTGTCACTTGCAGTTATGATCTTTGGTCAGTGGAAACCTCACATGATTGCTCTTTCAGCTATACTGTTTGGTTTCTTCAGAGCATTTTCAAACGTTTATACAGGTTTTGCATTCTTCAAACAGCTTAACCTTCCAAGTACTTTCTACAACATGTTGCCATACATCATCTCTCTTATAGTTCTTGCATTTACATCCATGAACTCAAGAGCACCTAAGGCAGAGGGTATTCCGTACGATAAGAGTGCCCGCTAA